In Candidatus Tectomicrobia bacterium, a single window of DNA contains:
- a CDS encoding thiamine pyrophosphate-binding protein has product MSSQRAPMHAGEAVAEALCEEGVERVYSVPGSHIHPIYDGLSRVKSIRTVTCKMEPNASLMADAYGRLTGKPGVCLLTAGPGGVNSMAGVAQAYGAASPMVHLGGAVPLKADMEAFHGVDDPAFVNEMFKKITKWSARVERIEDIPGVMAKAFHIARSGRPGPVHVEFPRISDYGEYILQEKPAVIEPYKPIPAQVPRPDPKDVERFARRLMAAKSPVLAAGKGVIRKGAMAELSELSLRLQAPVVFAQDAIGVIPEDHPFFAGHFSHYRSHPLCADAMKRSDLVLAVGLRAGTAELHELKERAPENLILIGFDDGPNPRYQGEDQRVADPKLFLDALLEKLAGHQRPRDEALIQRMAEVKASVRRSLAEQNAPHLNDNPIHPGVLMDALNRVLDGRAVVSSDVGNCQMWARTFRKIATPESFMQSGVWNAMSYGLPSAIVAKMEFPERDVVALAGDGAFLMTIGDLPTAAEYGANILAVVLNDGAFGQTYMQESGLYGHTYGTTFQSPDFAGIAKACGCEGIRVSDPKDLDGALRQAKAATKTRPALVEVMVSRKPYHKI; this is encoded by the coding sequence ATGAGTTCCCAGCGCGCGCCCATGCACGCGGGCGAGGCGGTGGCCGAGGCCCTTTGCGAGGAGGGCGTGGAGCGCGTGTACAGCGTCCCCGGCTCCCACATCCATCCCATCTACGACGGCCTGAGCCGGGTGAAGTCGATCCGGACGGTGACCTGCAAGATGGAGCCGAACGCCTCGCTCATGGCGGACGCCTACGGCCGCCTCACCGGAAAGCCGGGCGTGTGCCTCCTGACCGCCGGCCCCGGGGGGGTCAACTCCATGGCCGGGGTGGCGCAGGCCTACGGCGCGGCCTCGCCCATGGTGCACCTGGGCGGCGCCGTGCCCCTGAAGGCCGATATGGAGGCCTTCCACGGGGTGGACGACCCGGCCTTCGTGAACGAGATGTTCAAGAAGATCACGAAGTGGAGCGCCCGCGTCGAGCGCATCGAGGACATCCCGGGGGTGATGGCCAAGGCCTTCCACATCGCCCGGAGCGGCCGTCCGGGGCCCGTGCACGTCGAGTTCCCGCGCATCTCGGATTACGGCGAGTACATCCTCCAGGAGAAGCCCGCCGTCATCGAGCCCTACAAGCCCATCCCGGCCCAGGTGCCCAGGCCCGACCCCAAGGACGTCGAGCGCTTCGCCAGGCGCCTCATGGCGGCCAAGTCCCCCGTCCTCGCGGCGGGAAAGGGCGTCATCCGCAAGGGGGCGATGGCCGAGCTCTCGGAGCTCTCGCTGAGGCTCCAGGCGCCCGTCGTCTTCGCCCAGGACGCCATCGGGGTCATCCCGGAGGACCACCCCTTCTTCGCCGGGCACTTTTCCCACTACCGCTCCCATCCCCTGTGCGCCGACGCGATGAAGCGGTCCGACCTCGTGCTCGCGGTGGGGCTCAGGGCGGGGACGGCCGAGCTGCACGAGCTCAAGGAGCGCGCGCCGGAGAATTTGATCCTCATCGGCTTCGACGACGGCCCCAACCCGCGCTACCAGGGGGAGGACCAGCGCGTGGCCGACCCCAAGCTCTTCCTCGACGCCCTGCTGGAGAAGCTCGCGGGCCACCAGCGGCCCCGCGACGAGGCCCTCATCCAGCGCATGGCCGAGGTCAAGGCCTCGGTGCGGCGCTCCCTCGCCGAGCAGAACGCGCCTCATTTGAACGACAACCCCATCCACCCCGGGGTCCTCATGGACGCCCTGAACCGGGTGCTGGACGGCCGGGCCGTGGTCTCGAGCGACGTGGGCAACTGCCAGATGTGGGCGAGGACCTTCCGCAAGATCGCCACGCCCGAGTCCTTCATGCAGTCGGGGGTGTGGAACGCCATGAGCTACGGCCTCCCCTCGGCCATCGTGGCCAAGATGGAGTTCCCGGAGCGCGACGTGGTGGCCCTGGCCGGGGACGGCGCCTTCCTCATGACCATCGGCGACCTCCCCACCGCCGCCGAGTACGGTGCGAACATTCTCGCCGTCGTCCTGAACGACGGGGCCTTCGGCCAGACCTACATGCAGGAGTCCGGCCTCTATGGCCACACCTACGGCACCACCTTCCAGAGCCCCGACTTCGCCGGGATCGCCAAGGCCTGCGGCTGCGAGGGGATCCGCGTCTCGGACCCCAAGGACCTGGACGGCGCCCTCCGCCAGGCCAAGGCCGCCACGAAGACCCGCCCCGCCCTGGTCGAGGTCATGGTGTCGCGGAAGCCGTATCACAAGATTTGA
- a CDS encoding acyl-CoA dehydrogenase family protein, whose protein sequence is MTVQLVGEYRALQQMAREFCEQEIRPVAAARDRIKDPAKVFDWDLIRKGSALGLRTLAVPEKFGGPGVDLMGQALVILELARGDGGVAKTFSQCWKWTPMLTELATKEQRELFLPKFMEDDTYLLGLGGTEPDAGSDNRWPPNDPRAGWKTSAVRRGDEWVLNGMKHFIANGGVAKLFVIMARTDPTVPISKGTTMFFVPSDTPGFRFGRRHDKVGWRFYQNAELIMENCVIPDAFRLGEVNKGKTQRRDDVAGFNDVELVANVLGMAQAAYEYAIEYARNRVQGGKPIINHQAVGLMLADMYMRLEAARAYLFRVVEGSMEQGHDYDSASRQLAKVFATETAISVTQKALEIYGGAGIMKENPVEKLWRDVSVFPHLAADSVQILRTVEKLP, encoded by the coding sequence ATGACCGTTCAACTCGTCGGGGAGTACCGCGCCCTCCAGCAGATGGCGCGCGAGTTCTGCGAGCAGGAGATCCGCCCCGTGGCCGCCGCGCGGGACCGCATCAAGGACCCGGCCAAGGTCTTCGACTGGGACCTCATCCGCAAGGGCTCGGCCCTGGGCCTGCGCACCCTGGCGGTGCCCGAGAAGTTCGGGGGGCCGGGGGTGGACCTCATGGGCCAGGCCCTCGTCATCCTCGAGCTCGCCCGCGGGGACGGGGGCGTGGCCAAGACCTTCAGCCAGTGCTGGAAGTGGACGCCCATGCTCACCGAGCTGGCGACCAAGGAGCAGCGCGAGCTCTTCCTGCCCAAGTTCATGGAGGACGACACCTATCTCCTCGGCCTGGGGGGCACCGAGCCCGACGCCGGCTCGGATAACCGCTGGCCCCCGAACGATCCCCGGGCCGGCTGGAAGACCTCGGCCGTCCGGCGCGGGGACGAGTGGGTGCTGAACGGGATGAAGCACTTCATCGCCAACGGCGGGGTGGCCAAGCTCTTCGTCATCATGGCGCGGACCGACCCCACCGTGCCGATCAGCAAGGGGACGACCATGTTCTTCGTCCCCTCCGACACGCCCGGCTTCCGCTTCGGCCGCAGGCACGACAAGGTGGGCTGGCGCTTCTACCAGAACGCCGAGCTCATCATGGAGAACTGCGTCATCCCCGACGCCTTCCGGCTGGGGGAGGTGAACAAGGGCAAGACCCAGCGCCGGGACGACGTGGCGGGCTTCAACGACGTCGAGCTCGTCGCCAACGTCCTGGGCATGGCCCAGGCCGCTTACGAGTACGCGATCGAGTACGCGCGGAACCGCGTGCAGGGCGGAAAGCCCATCATCAACCACCAGGCGGTGGGCCTCATGCTGGCCGACATGTACATGCGGCTCGAGGCGGCCCGCGCCTACCTCTTCCGCGTGGTGGAGGGCAGCATGGAGCAGGGCCACGACTACGACTCCGCCTCCAGGCAGCTCGCGAAGGTATTCGCCACCGAGACGGCCATCAGCGTCACCCAGAAGGCGCTCGAGATCTACGGCGGCGCCGGGATCATGAAGGAGAACCCGGTCGAGAAGCTCTGGCGCGACGTGAGCGTTTTCCCCCACCTCGCGGCCGACTCGGTGCAGATTCTCCGGACGGTGGAGAAGCTGCCCTAG
- a CDS encoding ABC transporter substrate-binding protein has product MKARMMIWLGAAVAALALSVPAGAADAPILKELSGAERERVAKLIEGAKKEGNLDYMSHFVQVGTARVMEAEFKRLYGLAGHKFNFSDRTTSIIIRRVEEEIRANKVTADVLLVSSVSWLHSLKRRGELMKYVSPEDKHYAPAEKAKMNGDGHWVADAQLNTISVNQSILPGVTVSSWHDLLNPKFQGKILVGDASRTETYTLVYMGWRQVLPKEFFQKLAAQKTGLILRGPEQRRAVMSGEYAIGTTIMARHNMVAQKEGVKMVPFYPKEGVTALPMMSAILTKAPHPNTARLFIDFYRGVHGKYIQMSREPGNLGRPELPPHPDPKVQAQLKKAYEIAPPIDKLNVIPIDWEKVTPADVKKWQAEFVSIFGKGTK; this is encoded by the coding sequence ATGAAAGCGCGAATGATGATTTGGCTGGGAGCGGCCGTGGCGGCGCTCGCGCTGTCCGTCCCGGCCGGTGCGGCGGATGCGCCGATCCTGAAGGAGCTGAGCGGGGCCGAGCGGGAGCGGGTGGCCAAGCTCATCGAGGGGGCGAAGAAGGAGGGCAACCTCGACTACATGTCCCACTTCGTGCAGGTCGGCACGGCCCGCGTGATGGAGGCCGAGTTCAAGAGGCTCTACGGCCTTGCGGGCCACAAGTTCAACTTCTCGGACCGGACCACCTCGATCATCATCCGGCGGGTGGAGGAGGAAATCCGGGCGAACAAGGTGACGGCGGACGTCCTGCTCGTCTCGTCCGTCTCCTGGCTCCATTCCCTGAAGCGGCGGGGGGAGCTGATGAAGTACGTTTCCCCCGAGGACAAGCACTACGCCCCCGCCGAGAAGGCCAAGATGAACGGTGACGGCCACTGGGTGGCCGACGCGCAGCTCAACACCATCTCGGTCAATCAGAGCATCCTGCCCGGCGTGACCGTCAGCAGCTGGCACGACCTGCTGAACCCGAAGTTCCAGGGCAAGATCCTGGTGGGCGACGCCAGCCGGACCGAGACCTACACCCTCGTCTACATGGGCTGGCGGCAGGTGCTCCCCAAGGAGTTCTTCCAGAAGCTGGCCGCCCAGAAGACGGGCCTCATCCTCCGGGGGCCCGAGCAGCGCCGCGCCGTCATGTCGGGCGAGTACGCCATCGGCACCACCATCATGGCCCGCCACAACATGGTGGCCCAGAAGGAAGGGGTGAAGATGGTCCCCTTCTATCCCAAGGAGGGGGTGACGGCCCTGCCCATGATGTCGGCCATCCTGACGAAGGCGCCCCATCCCAACACGGCCAGGCTCTTCATCGACTTCTACCGGGGCGTGCACGGCAAGTACATCCAGATGAGCCGCGAGCCCGGCAACCTGGGCCGGCCCGAGCTGCCTCCGCATCCGGACCCGAAGGTGCAGGCGCAGCTCAAGAAGGCGTATGAGATCGCTCCGCCGATCGACAAGCTGAACGTCATCCCGATCGACTGGGAGAAGGTGACGCCGGCCGACGTGAAGAAGTGGCAGGCCGAGTTCGTCTCGATCTTCGGCAAGGGGACCAAATGA
- a CDS encoding SDR family oxidoreductase, whose translation MRDFEGKVAIVTGASRRIGAATALEFGRRGASVAMTYLTNKDRAEALGRQIEEAGGRALVTRTDVRERSDIRALVDRTVEAFGGVDIMVNNARILHPRADFLEMDWERDMWPMLQVHLAAPFHCCQAVVPHMIKRGGGAILNVLSASFRRGEGELHAYAAAKSALRSLTLTLSNDLGPHGIRVNSVSPGVVETEEFKTRRTEEQRRQVVTATPMRRIGVPEDVAAAIAFLCSDRAGYITGEDVVIAGGRDNPF comes from the coding sequence ATGCGGGATTTCGAGGGCAAGGTCGCCATCGTGACCGGCGCGAGCCGGCGCATCGGCGCCGCCACGGCGCTGGAGTTCGGGCGCCGGGGCGCCTCCGTGGCGATGACCTACCTGACCAACAAGGACCGGGCCGAGGCCCTGGGCCGCCAGATCGAGGAGGCGGGGGGCCGGGCCCTGGTGACGCGGACCGACGTGCGCGAGCGCTCCGACATCCGCGCCCTCGTGGACCGGACGGTCGAGGCGTTCGGCGGGGTGGACATCATGGTGAATAACGCCCGCATCCTCCACCCCCGCGCGGACTTCCTGGAGATGGACTGGGAGCGCGACATGTGGCCCATGCTCCAGGTGCACCTGGCGGCGCCCTTCCACTGCTGCCAGGCCGTGGTGCCCCACATGATCAAGCGGGGCGGCGGCGCCATCCTGAACGTGCTGAGCGCCTCGTTCCGGCGGGGCGAGGGCGAGCTCCATGCCTACGCGGCGGCCAAGTCCGCCCTGCGGAGCCTGACCCTGACCCTCTCGAACGACCTGGGCCCCCACGGCATCCGCGTCAACTCCGTCTCGCCCGGGGTGGTGGAGACGGAGGAGTTCAAGACCCGCCGCACGGAGGAGCAGCGGCGGCAGGTGGTGACGGCCACCCCGATGCGCCGCATCGGGGTCCCCGAGGATGTGGCCGCGGCCATCGCCTTCCTCTGCTCGGACCGGGCGGGCTACATCACCGGGGAGGACGTGGTCATCGCCGGGGGCAGGGACAACCCGTTCTGA
- a CDS encoding acyl-CoA dehydrogenase family protein, translating into MDFTFTDEQRALQQLARDFFESEVRPVAAEYDQREDPRDCVPWDIIEKGSKLGLRTLGTPEEWGGGGADLLTQALVIEEMARVDIGASKTFSHNWKVSSRIAALCSEEQKKRFLPPFVADHRYLLSNAVTEPDAGSDSHLPYDVPEAGPRCFAERNGKGFVINGMKNFIALAGVSKLIILWARTDRSVGITKGLSTFIVPRDTPGLSNGQFHDKMGMRLYNNAELIFENCHVPAENLVGELGQAMQQRAAVAKGGNIELMAHALGCARGAYEHALDHARNRVQGLKPIIEHQAIAMKLAEMAMEVEVARAMVWRCAWASEHMTPPDNRLTVFSKVFCTEMALRVTRRAVEIFGGMGVMKDGPAEKYLRDAAVLLHMDATNQINLIKVAKRL; encoded by the coding sequence ATGGATTTCACGTTCACCGATGAACAGAGGGCGCTGCAGCAGCTCGCCCGGGACTTCTTCGAATCGGAGGTCCGGCCCGTCGCCGCCGAGTACGACCAGCGGGAGGACCCGCGCGACTGCGTCCCCTGGGATATCATCGAGAAGGGCTCCAAGCTGGGCCTGAGGACGCTGGGCACACCCGAGGAGTGGGGCGGAGGCGGGGCGGACCTCCTCACCCAGGCCCTGGTCATCGAGGAGATGGCCCGGGTGGACATCGGCGCCTCCAAGACCTTCAGCCACAACTGGAAGGTCTCCTCCCGCATCGCGGCCCTCTGTAGCGAGGAGCAGAAGAAGCGCTTCCTGCCCCCCTTTGTCGCGGACCACCGCTACCTCCTCTCGAACGCCGTGACCGAGCCCGACGCGGGCTCGGACAGCCACCTCCCCTACGACGTGCCCGAGGCCGGCCCCCGCTGTTTCGCCGAGCGCAACGGCAAGGGCTTCGTCATCAACGGCATGAAGAACTTCATCGCCCTGGCCGGCGTCTCCAAGCTCATCATCCTTTGGGCCCGCACCGACCGCTCCGTGGGCATCACCAAGGGGCTGAGCACCTTCATCGTGCCCCGCGACACGCCCGGCCTCTCGAACGGCCAGTTCCACGACAAGATGGGCATGCGGCTCTACAACAACGCCGAGCTCATCTTCGAGAACTGTCACGTGCCGGCGGAGAACTTGGTCGGCGAGCTGGGCCAGGCCATGCAGCAGCGGGCGGCGGTGGCGAAGGGCGGCAACATCGAGCTCATGGCCCACGCCCTGGGGTGCGCGCGCGGCGCCTACGAGCACGCCCTCGATCACGCGCGCAACCGGGTGCAGGGCCTCAAGCCCATCATCGAGCACCAGGCCATCGCCATGAAGCTGGCCGAGATGGCGATGGAGGTCGAAGTGGCCCGGGCCATGGTGTGGCGCTGCGCCTGGGCGTCCGAGCATATGACCCCCCCGGACAACCGCCTGACCGTGTTCTCGAAGGTCTTCTGCACGGAGATGGCGCTCCGGGTCACCCGCCGCGCGGTCGAGATCTTCGGCGGCATGGGCGTCATGAAGGACGGCCCGGCCGAGAAGTACCTGCGCGACGCGGCCGTGCTCCTGCACATGGACGCCACCAACCAGATCAACCTGATCAAGGTCGCCAAGCGCCTGTAG
- a CDS encoding isocitrate/isopropylmalate dehydrogenase family protein yields the protein MPEKKLSIAAIPGDGVGHDVVPVAAEVVRAAAGACGVQVDVTPYDYGAVRYLETGKSLPEDVPGLVRELASKHDAIMFGSAGLDPRQPKDVNCRDLLVGLRWVLDGYVNLRPAPLLHPSFCPLEKKVPIDLVVVRENTEGVMTRLGGNFKKGTPDEVAIQEDINTYKGVERICRYAFEYARDHGYPKVTMADKHGSLIHAHGLWQRVFWATAEKHPGVEAEHKFIDTLCMELVQHPDKFGVIVTNNMYGDILSDLCAGLVGGVGIAGSGCINPGNTSMFEPVHGTAPDIALKGIANPFAATLAGRIMLDHLGQRKAANLIWEAVKLAVKEGQVTADLGGKLGTQAVGDYLCKTVQKLAERAA from the coding sequence ATGCCGGAGAAGAAGCTTTCCATCGCGGCCATCCCGGGCGACGGGGTGGGCCACGACGTGGTCCCCGTGGCGGCGGAGGTGGTCCGCGCGGCGGCGGGCGCCTGCGGGGTGCAGGTGGACGTCACCCCCTACGACTACGGCGCGGTCCGCTACCTCGAGACGGGAAAGTCCCTGCCCGAGGACGTGCCGGGCCTCGTTCGCGAGCTGGCCTCCAAGCACGACGCCATCATGTTCGGGAGCGCGGGCCTCGACCCCCGCCAGCCCAAGGACGTGAACTGCCGCGATCTCCTGGTGGGCCTGCGCTGGGTGCTCGACGGCTACGTCAACCTGCGCCCGGCCCCCCTGCTGCACCCGAGCTTCTGCCCCCTGGAGAAGAAGGTGCCCATCGACCTCGTGGTCGTCCGGGAAAACACCGAGGGGGTGATGACGCGCCTGGGCGGGAACTTCAAGAAGGGCACCCCGGACGAGGTGGCCATCCAGGAGGACATCAACACCTACAAGGGCGTGGAGCGCATCTGCCGCTACGCCTTCGAGTACGCCCGCGACCACGGCTACCCCAAGGTCACCATGGCGGACAAGCACGGCTCCCTCATCCACGCCCACGGCCTCTGGCAGCGCGTCTTCTGGGCCACGGCGGAGAAGCACCCCGGCGTCGAGGCCGAGCACAAGTTCATCGACACCCTGTGCATGGAGCTCGTCCAGCACCCGGACAAGTTCGGGGTCATCGTCACGAACAACATGTACGGCGACATCCTGAGCGACCTGTGCGCCGGCCTCGTGGGAGGCGTCGGCATCGCGGGCTCGGGCTGCATCAACCCCGGCAACACCTCGATGTTCGAGCCCGTCCACGGCACCGCGCCCGACATCGCCCTCAAGGGTATCGCCAACCCCTTCGCCGCCACGCTGGCGGGCCGGATCATGCTGGATCACCTGGGCCAGCGGAAGGCGGCCAATCTCATCTGGGAGGCGGTCAAGCTCGCGGTGAAGGAGGGTCAGGTGACCGCCGACCTGGGGGGCAAGCTGGGGACCCAGGCGGTGGGGGACTACCTCTGCAAGACCGTCCAGAAGCTCGCCGAGCGGGCCGCGTAG
- a CDS encoding acyl-CoA/acyl-ACP dehydrogenase, which translates to MDFALTDEQRALQAMARDFATKVVRPVAAEYDRKPDPADCVPWDVLEKGSKLGLRTLALGEKHGGGGCDMLTLSIVGEELGAGDLGVAATFDQTWKFSPIIEHWTNDEQKARFLPGFVKDHRYHLATAMTEPDSGTDHVLPYAVPGKGLQTRAERVGDVYRINGTKQFISNGGTASLYIAYTRTDKSKGGYHGMTAFLVPADAPGFKVTRRHDKMGRRLLSNGTLVFDNCEVPVKNLLGKENGAEELRTSRIARGRGGYGATVLGTGRAAFEEAVEYSKQRVQGGKFIGEHQAVAQMIGEMYTRLETARMILWRTSWAVDHAETFDPKLSWATKVFCSESAYEVCRLALEVHGGLGYMRECPIEKYLRDAISFLHGAGNNHIFRIKISGNITGFPVH; encoded by the coding sequence ATGGATTTCGCTTTGACGGACGAGCAGCGGGCCCTCCAGGCCATGGCCCGCGATTTCGCCACCAAGGTGGTCCGCCCCGTCGCGGCGGAGTATGACCGCAAGCCCGACCCGGCGGACTGCGTCCCCTGGGACGTGCTCGAGAAGGGCTCCAAGCTCGGCCTGCGCACCCTGGCCCTGGGCGAGAAGCACGGCGGCGGGGGCTGCGACATGCTCACCCTCTCCATCGTGGGCGAGGAGCTGGGGGCGGGCGACCTGGGCGTGGCCGCCACCTTCGACCAGACCTGGAAGTTCTCCCCCATCATCGAGCACTGGACGAACGACGAGCAGAAGGCCCGCTTCCTCCCCGGCTTCGTGAAGGACCACCGCTACCACCTGGCCACCGCCATGACCGAGCCCGACTCGGGCACCGACCACGTCCTCCCCTACGCCGTCCCCGGGAAGGGCTTGCAGACGCGGGCCGAGCGGGTGGGGGACGTCTACCGCATCAACGGCACCAAGCAGTTCATCAGCAACGGGGGCACCGCCAGCCTCTACATCGCCTACACCCGAACGGACAAGTCCAAGGGCGGCTACCACGGGATGACCGCTTTCCTCGTGCCCGCCGACGCCCCCGGCTTCAAGGTGACCCGCCGGCACGACAAGATGGGCCGCCGCCTCCTCAGCAACGGCACCCTGGTCTTCGACAACTGCGAGGTGCCGGTCAAGAACCTCCTCGGCAAGGAGAACGGGGCCGAGGAGCTGCGCACGAGCCGAATCGCGCGGGGCCGGGGCGGCTACGGGGCCACCGTCCTGGGCACGGGACGTGCCGCCTTCGAGGAGGCGGTCGAGTACTCCAAGCAGCGCGTCCAGGGCGGCAAGTTCATCGGCGAGCACCAGGCCGTGGCCCAGATGATCGGGGAGATGTACACCCGCCTGGAGACGGCGCGGATGATCCTCTGGCGCACCTCCTGGGCGGTCGACCACGCAGAGACCTTCGACCCCAAGCTCTCCTGGGCGACCAAGGTGTTCTGCTCCGAGTCCGCCTACGAGGTGTGCCGCTTGGCCCTCGAGGTTCACGGCGGCCTCGGCTACATGCGGGAGTGCCCCATCGAGAAGTACCTGCGGGACGCCATCTCCTTCCTGCACGGGGCGGGTAACAACCATATCTTCCGCATCAAGATCAGCGGGAACATCACCGGCTTCCCGGTCCACTAG
- a CDS encoding iron ABC transporter permease, which produces MSSTQAAEALPRRASASWLSQRLNLESGVMAGALALVAALAVIPMLVFFQTSFRIYTEAGPEGFTLQNYYLIFSEPLAREAIWNTVLIALFSAVFSGALGTSLAWFHARTDMPLRRWLEPLTLMPFFLPSLVGAIAWWALASPKVGMLNTFLVGALGLSEAPFNIYTLWGIVWVLVLFDTPYMYLFTIGSFNRMDPSLEESARVCGTGVFKTALRVTLPLSLPAILSGVVIIFVTSAGVFGVPIVLGGPGRVHTLSTQMYTKMGTFPPEAGVSAAAGCILMIITAFGLWIQRKIIAPRSFVTVTGKGYRPARMSLGPWRYLALALNLLYVLAAVVLPVGALLMASLNRNWFGMFRWEQFTLRHWQFILFEYDYTLRAIKNSMFLGIAGGFLAVVLCTFLSILIHRGRNRRFKSVLDYITTLPIGVPGIVMGMAFLITWIRTPLYAFPMFLLILGYMTRYMPYGIRTISSVLLSVSPELEESSRVCGATFLRTLRRVTVPLLQSGIFAAYLLLFIVFIRELPVSALLATEASTPMALALYIVGENDGLGVVSAFALVQIVLLLGATYLFRRLWGLEKLSV; this is translated from the coding sequence ATGTCCTCGACCCAAGCGGCGGAGGCTCTCCCCCGGAGGGCCTCCGCCTCATGGCTCTCCCAGCGGCTGAACCTCGAGTCCGGGGTGATGGCCGGGGCCCTGGCCCTGGTCGCGGCCCTGGCCGTCATCCCCATGCTCGTCTTCTTCCAGACGAGCTTCCGCATCTACACCGAGGCGGGGCCCGAGGGGTTCACCCTTCAGAACTACTACTTGATCTTCTCCGAGCCCCTCGCGCGCGAGGCCATCTGGAACACCGTCCTCATCGCTCTCTTCTCGGCGGTATTCTCGGGCGCCCTGGGGACCTCGCTCGCCTGGTTCCACGCCCGGACGGACATGCCGCTGCGCCGCTGGCTCGAGCCCCTGACGCTGATGCCCTTCTTCCTGCCCTCGCTGGTGGGGGCGATCGCCTGGTGGGCGCTGGCCTCGCCCAAGGTGGGGATGCTGAACACCTTCCTCGTCGGCGCCCTGGGCCTCTCCGAGGCGCCCTTCAACATCTACACGCTGTGGGGGATCGTCTGGGTCCTCGTGCTCTTCGACACGCCCTACATGTACCTGTTCACCATCGGCTCGTTCAACCGGATGGACCCCTCGCTCGAGGAGTCGGCCCGCGTGTGCGGGACGGGCGTGTTCAAGACCGCCCTGCGGGTGACGCTGCCCCTCTCGCTGCCTGCCATCCTCTCGGGCGTGGTCATCATCTTCGTGACGAGCGCCGGGGTGTTCGGGGTCCCCATCGTGCTGGGAGGCCCCGGCCGCGTCCACACCCTCTCGACCCAGATGTACACCAAGATGGGGACCTTCCCGCCCGAGGCGGGCGTCTCCGCCGCGGCCGGGTGCATCCTCATGATCATCACGGCGTTCGGGCTGTGGATCCAGCGGAAGATCATCGCGCCCCGCAGCTTCGTCACCGTGACCGGCAAGGGCTACCGGCCCGCGCGCATGTCGCTCGGGCCCTGGCGCTACCTCGCCCTGGCGCTGAACCTGCTCTACGTGCTGGCGGCCGTGGTGCTGCCCGTGGGGGCGCTGCTGATGGCGTCGCTCAACCGGAACTGGTTCGGGATGTTCCGGTGGGAGCAGTTCACGCTGCGGCACTGGCAATTCATCCTGTTCGAGTACGACTACACCCTGCGCGCCATCAAGAACAGCATGTTCCTGGGCATCGCGGGCGGCTTCCTGGCCGTCGTGCTCTGCACCTTCCTCTCCATCCTGATCCACCGGGGGCGCAACCGCCGCTTCAAGTCCGTCCTGGACTACATCACCACGCTGCCCATCGGAGTGCCGGGCATCGTGATGGGGATGGCCTTCCTCATCACCTGGATCCGGACCCCGCTCTACGCCTTCCCCATGTTCCTGCTCATCCTGGGCTACATGACGCGCTACATGCCCTACGGCATCCGGACCATCTCCTCGGTGCTCCTCTCGGTGAGCCCCGAGCTGGAGGAGAGCTCCCGGGTATGCGGCGCCACCTTCCTCCGGACGCTCCGGCGGGTGACGGTGCCCCTGCTCCAGTCGGGCATCTTCGCGGCCTACCTGCTGCTCTTCATCGTCTTCATCCGGGAGCTCCCGGTCTCGGCCCTCCTCGCCACGGAGGCCAGCACCCCCATGGCGCTGGCCCTGTACATCGTGGGGGAAAACGACGGCCTCGGGGTGGTCTCGGCCTTCGCTTTGGTGCAGATTGTGCTCTTGCTGGGCGCCACGTACCTGTTCCGCCGCTTGTGGGGGCTGGAAAAGCTGTCGGTTTGA